The following coding sequences are from one Gossypium hirsutum isolate 1008001.06 chromosome A12, Gossypium_hirsutum_v2.1, whole genome shotgun sequence window:
- the LOC107935503 gene encoding transcription factor MYB20 has product MGRQPCCEKVGLKKGPWTAEEDKKLISFILTNGQCCWRAVPKLAGLLRCGKSCRLRWTNYLRPDLKRGLLSEYEEQMVIDLHAQLGNRWSKIASHLPGRTDNEIKNHWNTHIKKKLRKMGIDPLTHKPLSTAEEQPKEQKKQVPKVDKSIQPETSSQSTITKAKEEDTRMTSSSFDPMDMTMNNENIDGFCTDEVPLIEPHEILIPGPAAPSTSSSSSSSSSSSTTHSPNFLQQFHYFPADFEWPSDNNTNKTDSNNLSLWDTDDFSGWDLLINDDNNDTKLALDSLSSPLFQCLRMGFDQDSQTYPLL; this is encoded by the exons ATGGGAAGACAACCATGTTGTGAGAAAGTTGGGTTGAAGAAAGGGCCATGGACTGCTGAGGAAGATAAGAAGCTAATCAGCTTCATCCTCACCAATGGCCAATGCTGTTGGAGAGCTGTTCCTAAGCTTGCAG GATTGTTAAGGTGTGGAAAGAGTTGCAGGTTGAGATGGACAAATTATTTAAGACCAGACCTGAAAAGAGGACTTTTATCTGAATATGAAGAGCAAATGGTGATTGATCTTCATGCTCAACTTGGAAATAG ATGGTCTAAGATTGCCTCTCATCTCCCTGGAAGAACTGATAATGAGATCAAGAACCATTGGAACACTCACATCAAGAAAAAGCTGAGGAAAATGGGCATTGATCCTCTCACCCACAAGCCACTATCAACTGCTGAAGAGCAGCCAAAAGAGCAAAAGAAGCAAGTTCCAAAAGTTGACAAATCCATACAGCCTGAAACATCCTCACAGTCCACTATAACTAAAGCAAAAGAGGAAGATACGAGAATGACAAGCTCATCATTTGACCCAATGGATATGACGATGAACAATGAAAACATTGATGGTTTTTGTACCGATGAAGTTCCATTGATTGAACCCCATGAAATCTTGATCCCTGGCCCTGCTGCACCCTcaacatcttcttcttcttcttcatcatcatcttcttctacTACTCATTCTCCCAACTTCCTACAACAATTTCACTACTTCCCTGCAGATTTTGAATGGCCTTCAGATAACAACACCAACAAGACCGATAGCAACAATTTGAGCTTGTGGGATACTGATGATTTCAGCGGTTGGGATTTGCTGATCAATGATGATAATAATGATACAAAGCTAGCTCTTGATTCATTATCATCTCCTCTATTTCAGTGCCTAAGAATGGGCTTTGATCAAGATTCTCAGACATATCCACttttatga